The region TGTCTAGGATGACCTTCCCCTCGTAGACTTAAATGATTTTACTGCTACCGAGATATTACATAAGTATGTCATTCTTAGCCATTCTGTGATTATGCCTCTTAGATTGTGGTCACATGTGGCTACTGTGTACATTTATACTAtaagataaaattatctttcaattgaattcatgctgattACACAAATCCATGGATATTAAACTACCATGCATTGGCTCGGCAGCTAAACTTGGGTCATTGATGTGTTTTTTTCCTCCACTTTTTTTATTGCAGACCTTTAGATCGAGTGTTTTTTGTCTACGATCACTCTGTTATTCAGAGGGAAGAAGATGATCCGAAAGATGCCATAGCGTACTTTTATCCTCCAAATGTAAATATCAGCGATACCATTATGACTTCTATgacatttatcaaaatttttgatgtATGTAGAATGATACTTGTTACAGTTATTTTGGCATTGTGACTTGTGTGGTGCTACAGTACACAATTGAAGATTTCAGACCTTCCGTCACATGATTGACTTTTTGTACAGTATAGTTCTGcctctatttaaaaaaaattgtaatttgttgACTTTACATTCCAAGACACTCAACAGAAATGTAACTTGTGATGTTTAATGTAGTTGCTTGACATGTAGTTACAATACATTTTTAAAGGTGTTTTCCCAATTACAACCCTTAAATCTAGTTTATTGatagaaaagaacaaaaaactTTCAAGCATTTTTTCCCAAATATGTAATAATCCTGTTGATGATAGCTTCAGCTACATCaagttttatttattcatattagttagaacataaaaaagaaatatgttttcaCCAATCATGATTTTCttcaaataatgaataattgtcTAAAATTGACCTTTTATAGTTTCCAATCGACACCCAATGTTTGCTGTGCGGACAACTAATGGGGATGGTCAACTTTTTGAAGATCTTGTGTTCATCAGAGCCTCGTATCTTCAAACTCAGGAAGATGAAAGTCACAACAAAGCATGAAGGAAATTTTACTCTGGTGAGTTGAACATTCTATGATGCAGCTATTATTATGATCAGAATTTGCTAGTATGTTTTAGAAATATGTGTACACATTTGCTTGTCAATGAATATTATGTTTTAATTGGTTTAGAGAGAGGGAAGGTATATCTCTTTGTACGAGATCATATTTAAATGATTGTGAGATTAATGTTGCAGATGAGTGAAAGATTTTGGTAAAATTGGAGACCTGTTTCTAGGTCTTATACACAGATCTACATGTTTTTGACATAATGATTAtttgctttctttgtttttgaaatTCCAGAAAATACATTTGGtcatttatcaatttcattttatttgtattctttcatgtatatgtttgtttttaagtcatcattcatttactttttattGCTCAGTAAATCATATTGATCAAGAAACTGCCATtgtcccccaccccctctctctttctccttctctctctctctaacatGCTTGTTCGCTTTACTTTCTTGTTTCAGGCCTTGGCACATGATCCTAAGCTATCAGATACAGTTGCCATAGCAATGGTTAAAAACCTTTACGACTTGTTCTGCATGTACCATGGTTCTCTTACAAGACTCTTAAAGGTAACAGTGAGATCTGCATGATTGTATTGGTCTGATATTTGTATTGTGATATTATAATAGAGATGATATTGATGGTCATTGtggtgaaaataatgataaagaataGTAGGTGATGATTTGGGGTGAGGCAGAGGAAGATATTAGCAATGGTGATCAAAAAGTTGTTGATGGTAATTGATGGGGGGGAGGTTGGCAATggtaatcatgatgatggtaattagacgataTCGGATATGATATCTGTAAGTTATAATTATCATctaggtatatatttttttcaatttggatAGCACTGTCATGGCAACAGGGAGACATTCTCTTCCCAGATGTCATCAATATGGAATTGTTACTTGCCATTCATACGTCACCATGGAAGCAACATGAAGATGATCTTCCATGCAGTACCGACTATAGAACTACCCAAGGTTAGAATCTTGATATCAATTCATGTTTAGCTgttctttttccttcttctcttcATCTTCTCTTTTTCCTATTCTCTTCTTTATCGCTGTCATTCTCTTCATtctattcatcatcatctttttccccttttccttcaTTACATTTTATCtatgatgatataataatatGTTCCATTCATTTTAGCGCAGTTACTCTATGCATACTATGCTtaatacttggtatcatattatcaCCCCGGGTGTAGCTGAGCCATCATGTAGGCGCTAAGgaaatcctaccaggtaccaaATCACCTCACTTGGGTCTAATGCAGCGCAATGTTGATCGATTTCCTTCTGAAGGAAAATATgccatgactgggattcgaacccatgtccctatggcccatattctgaagtcgggtttaacttaaactcgggtttaaagttgtggattaagtatggatagccaattgttacatttaatcactaatggtagagatatcatatttcagctcatttggttctcaaatcattcataattgtctaggaggtatgaatagatgattgtcttcaccatcgatgaatcaggaaagagcacatgtaaacataagaaacatacaagtaaataaaaattttaacatttttggcttcccattaTTTTAGCACacagaccatggtctaagttaaacctgacttctgAATACGGGCCTCTGTTTCAAaatctggagactaatccactgaaCCACAACACACCTTCATATGTATCTGATTGAAATACCAGATACAATGTACATGGCCAGTTAGTTAATAAAGTTGTTTAAGTAAAATGAAAGCGTGATGAACGCGGTTGGACTGTATCATTatcttttgaatattttcatattgttttatttttagaaatgtggatggatttttctcaagtGTTCCCACCTTCTGCAATGGTTAAAACGGAAACCATGGTTACTAGCTGGTTGTATTCTCTACAAAAATAAGTGAGTTGATTTCTACTTTAATGTTATTTGTGAGAGAAAGCATCAGCCTTTCTTAAAAAAACACAGTTTATTTTAAACTATTTGGGATAAAGTTATTTATTCCTTTGAATATCATTTAATGGTTTTCATACTAGATATAATAGGGTGTGACATGTTTTCTCTTTGTAAACATGAGTATTTTACTTTTGATAATCCAAATATATCCATATTTTTCTCATCATTTATTGGTGGTTAAAAAGCATGATAAAGATTTAGTGCAAAAATCACTGATGAAATTGTTAAACCTGTACATTACATTCATAGTGCTAGGAAATCAGaatgtgatttattttcttatcttCCACTTGagaatcaaaatattaaaatgaactTTTCCAATTTAAAGTTTCAAAGTATCTGTGTgataacacaaaaaaaatgtatttcatctttattttataataaatatcatatcttatgaTGAAAACATCCGCAGTCAAATTAAGGTATTGGGCCCAAGATATAACAACATGAATACCTGATTAACATCATTAAATTCATTGTGTTATTCTATGGTTCTAAACATTCATGAAATTGACTGAGGACCAAAGTTAGAATTATGTTGAGCTTTGATTCCccaaatgaaattttaagtgtttaCTTCCATCATGGATTTGTCTTTTGAGCAATGTTGTTAGTACTTGATAAGGATTGTACCTTGTTTTGAAGCTTATCACATTTGCAATAGACCTTTATCACCTTATTTTTTTGCCTAAAGATTCCTAAATCAATGTTTggttagcaagaaatttatttgttGGCAACAACTCATTTTTCAAAGTTGTGATCTTTCAAAAAAtagcttgtaaaattgtatatttgatattttttcttattaaagTGAAGATGAAATATTGTCTCCCTgttatgaaatatcaaaatgatgattatcatgcAATAAGACTCTTTGAATTATAGAGCAGTTAATTCTTCCATGCAACTTTGGCTCCTACGGttcaaataaaatagacaactttattatcaattgaaattgatctttttttgttcagtggtcaTTCAAATTAGTATACTCAGTTTAACAATCCTGTTAAATCAACTAATCTTTAAGATAATGGACAAAGTGGGGATGGTTTGATGATCCTTTTTTAGAAATATGTATAAGTTTTGAACCTTAAACATACCCAACATACCATCATgtattataatataaatatttacttTGCATCTTCCAAGGTTATTTAGAACTACAGTACACAATGTTGCACAATCATATACTGATTTAATTGTAGATGTGTCGATTATTCAAACTATGTTCTATTCAAATGCAGCATTTTGTCTAGCAACAAAGTAAGGATTCAAAAGTTCTATCTGAATGAAAATGTTTATCTTTTATTTCTCCTAGGGTGTTATGTACTCagatgacctctgaccttatGAGTAGGTTATTTCTAGTCAAGGCTTCACAAAGCCCTGTAAGTACATGTTTATCCATATTCTATTATAGTACCTAATTTGTACATTTTCTTCGCATATTCTGTGGGGTTTTTTTACCATCCAAGGAAAACTGATCATTTGATCtcatatttcattgtatttgaCAGTTTCCAGGAGAAAAGATCACAACAGATTTTGACTTGCCTTTTGGAGTGCGCCTCTTATCCATTTATCTTCGCGACAAGGAGTACAAACTATTCGCAAAGCAGGAGAGTGCAGCCGATATAAGGCATGGACAAGGGGTTGCTATGTCAGAGGGATCTGTTGAAAGTAATGATGAAAGTCATCAAAAAGAGGAATCAGGGTCGGGAGATGGTGATCAAATGTCAGTAACAACTCTACCGTATCCACGACAACTCGAGGAAGATGGGAGCAACAGGTGCAATAGAGACTCTTCTGAGAGTGATGCTGGGCGGAGAACAAGCAGTTCTCCAGAAAGCAGTGATGCCATCAGCCAGTTTACAGAGACCAATGATGCATTGATGGACCCTGGAAGACATCGCTGTCACCATGGTGATGAGGAAGATACTAAATGTTCTTTAACAGATGAGGAGATTGTAGTAACAGAATGCAGAAGAAATATTCCTGAATTCGAGGGTAGGAGACAAGAACATTTAAGTGATGGTGCCAAGACCAGTGAGGATGCCAAGGTCATAGATATTGGGAACCAAGAGGCTGAAGTGACACGAGACATTGACAACTTCAGAGAATCTGGGAAAAGTCAAGATAGAGAAGATATTCATAACAAGTCAAATCATGAACATAGCAAAGTAGAAGCCACTGGCATTGCCTTTGACACAAAAGTTAGTGAGATTAATGGCATCATTCACAATCATGAAGACATTATTTGTGGTTATAACAATAAGCATTTACGTTCTCACATTAGTAGTTCACACTCAAATGAAAGTAAGGACAAGGAAACAGGACTATACCATTCTGGTGAAGAAGAAACCAGCAGCAAGACTGTAATCTCAACAGCAGTATCTGAACTGAATGCAGGTTGCATTGGTGACTTTCTTTTGCCAAAGGTTGAAGTGAACCATGCTGTGGAGAATCTTGAAGATGAACCCTTTGAGATCCATATCAACCCACTAGACAGTGAGTCATCTCCGGAACATTCAGACTCTTCAGGCAATGCAGGAATGGCCAGACGTATGTTGGAGCCATTAGCAGATGACAATGGGAACATTCTCCCCCAGGATGAATTTGCACATTTAGATAGGATGGATGCAGGGGCTGGTGAATATAGTCAGGCAGTTGGATTGAGGAATGGTGGAGATGATAGGATGTTGGGGAATATCCAGGATTCTATTACTCTGAGCAAAAATAACAGCCACAGTAGGGATTCTTTGAGTCAGGAAAGGTTACCTGCGATGCAGCAATTGCCGCAAAGTGGTGGGCAACAGCCTTCTTTGAAGACAACCTTCTCACATTCCTATAGCAATGAACACATTCCACATGGTACTGAGCCAAACTTTGCCAAAC is a window of Lytechinus variegatus isolate NC3 chromosome 2, Lvar_3.0, whole genome shotgun sequence DNA encoding:
- the LOC121408826 gene encoding uncharacterized protein LOC121408826 translates to MDRRPLDRVFFVYDHSVIQREEDDPKDAIAYFYPPNFPIDTQCLLCGQLMGMVNFLKILCSSEPRIFKLRKMKVTTKHEGNFTLALAHDPKLSDTVAIAMVKNLYDLFCMYHGSLTRLLKHCHGNRETFSSQMSSIWNCYLPFIRHHGSNMKMIFHAVPTIELPKKCGWIFLKCSHLLQWLKRKPWLLAGCILYKNKVLCTQMTSDLMSRLFLVKASQSPFPGEKITTDFDLPFGVRLLSIYLRDKEYKLFAKQESAADIRHGQGVAMSEGSVESNDESHQKEESGSGDGDQMSVTTLPYPRQLEEDGSNRCNRDSSESDAGRRTSSSPESSDAISQFTETNDALMDPGRHRCHHGDEEDTKCSLTDEEIVVTECRRNIPEFEGRRQEHLSDGAKTSEDAKVIDIGNQEAEVTRDIDNFRESGKSQDREDIHNKSNHEHSKVEATGIAFDTKVSEINGIIHNHEDIICGYNNKHLRSHISSSHSNESKDKETGLYHSGEEETSSKTVISTAVSELNAGCIGDFLLPKVEVNHAVENLEDEPFEIHINPLDSESSPEHSDSSGNAGMARRMLEPLADDNGNILPQDEFAHLDRMDAGAGEYSQAVGLRNGGDDRMLGNIQDSITLSKNNSHSRDSLSQERLPAMQQLPQSGGQQPSLKTTFSHSYSNEHIPHGTEPNFAKHEGNVDYSSVPEYSTPKASRNLSRSGADDASTDSLRQTDQTSYCANSALLTDNSDQTNHPNSNTVQPTSDQGSGSMAVSVQHDSVASDQPKDNPQSPTGCLVRADGTRRKGWTRSRSSLSLTSPTSGKKVISQEASEEERTKVEGMVNVSLYVQAHSDTMLIFLGKKDWIQDRKRLLDMWQSLVMKLSELEPELQQVLDDKVPHQEQDQVYNFLQFSPFEKSVKTNTASVLTMENKEFGNVVDAMHEMFVSKDQVNHLVMRGQHSTVIGSQNDAYQTYYQPLRPQSSFTTSTSSSSSPSPGSSSTIMHATSAMATRQGKLEVQAEKILLRDHGIRFM